One part of the Eptesicus fuscus isolate TK198812 chromosome 20, DD_ASM_mEF_20220401, whole genome shotgun sequence genome encodes these proteins:
- the ARL4D gene encoding ADP-ribosylation factor-like protein 4D, with the protein MGNHLTEMAPTPSFLPHFQALHVVVIGLDSAGKTSLLYRLKFKEFVQSVPTKGFNMEKIRVALGGSRGITFQVWDVGGQEKLRPLWRSYTRRTDGLVFVVDAAEAERLEEAKVELHRISRASDNQGVPVLVLANKQDQPGALSSAEVEKRLAVRELAAATLTHVQACSAVDGVGLQPGLERLYEMILKRKKAARGSKKRR; encoded by the coding sequence ATGGGGAACCACTTGACAGAGATGGCGCCCACCCCCTCCTTCTTGCCCCATTTCCAGGCCCTGCACGTCGTGGTCATCGGGCTGGACTCAGCTGGAAAGACCTCCCTCCTTTACCGACTCAAGTTCAAGGAGTTTGTCCAGAGCGTCCCCACCAAAGGCTTCAACATGGAGAAGATCCGGGTGGCCCTGGGAGGGTCCCGCGGCATCACCTTCCAAGTGTGGGATGTGGGCGGGCAGGAGAAGCTGCGACCGCTGTGGCGCTCCTACACCCGCCGGACTGACGGGCTGGTGTTTGTGGTAGACGCCGCCGAGGCTGAGCGGCTGGAGGAGGCCAAGGTGGAGCTGCACCGAATCAGCCGGGCCTCTGACAACCAGGGTGTGCCTGTGTTGGTGCTGGCCAACAAGCAGGACCAGCCCGGGGCTCTGAGCTCCGCTGAGGTGGAGAAGAGGCTGGCAGTCCGAGAGCTGGCTGCTGCCACGCTCACCCACGTGCAGGCCTGCAGCGCTGTGGACGGGGTGGGTCTGCAGCCCGGCCTTGAGCGCCTGTATGAGATGATCCTCAAGAGGAAAAAAGCTGCCCGGGGAAGCAAGAAGAGACGGTGA